In Luteimonas sp. MC1750, the following proteins share a genomic window:
- the phoR gene encoding phosphate regulon sensor histidine kinase PhoR has product MPPTLQPPWQRTLATLALVLVASLLVGLAVGHPWPALALGSLALLAGHLLRLQRITHLLDARVRLPPPRPGGGAWTQVERLLHRARGEVRGRERRLVEMMRAYRAVAAALPDALVVVDRNTQRLIWCNAAAGTLLGLRYPRDKGASLVERLQPLPLSHWLSAGRHAEPIVDAASPADPAIRISLRLIPYSDALWLLVARDVGKLMRLEQMRRDFVANVSHELRTPLTVVHGYLDMLDPADSGEWEPIIGEMRRQSQRMTQLVEDLLALSRLEAQDALVDEDVAVGPMLSTLRREAEALSQGRHAIVVEDLAGVDLLGSGRELHSAFSNLVANAVRYTPSGGRIAIRFAPAEAGGVALTVEDSGYGIPESHLPRLTERFYRVSSSRTRETGGTGLGLAIVKHVLQLHQARLDITSEVGRGSTFTCRFGAGRVIPRSKDSHEHPQDPHASRQHA; this is encoded by the coding sequence ATGCCGCCGACCCTCCAGCCGCCCTGGCAGCGGACCCTGGCCACGCTGGCCCTGGTCCTTGTCGCCTCCCTGCTCGTCGGGCTGGCCGTGGGCCATCCCTGGCCGGCGCTGGCGCTCGGATCGCTGGCGCTGCTGGCCGGCCACCTGCTGCGCCTGCAGCGGATCACCCACCTCCTCGACGCGCGCGTGCGGCTGCCGCCTCCACGACCCGGCGGCGGCGCCTGGACCCAGGTCGAGCGCCTGCTGCACCGCGCGCGTGGCGAGGTGCGCGGCCGCGAACGCCGACTGGTGGAGATGATGCGCGCCTATCGCGCGGTCGCCGCCGCGCTGCCAGACGCGCTCGTGGTCGTGGACCGCAACACCCAGCGCCTGATCTGGTGCAACGCTGCGGCCGGCACCCTGCTCGGCCTGCGCTATCCCCGCGACAAGGGCGCGAGCCTGGTCGAGCGGCTGCAGCCGCTGCCGCTGTCGCACTGGCTGAGCGCCGGCCGGCATGCGGAGCCGATCGTCGACGCGGCTTCGCCCGCGGATCCCGCGATCCGCATCAGCCTGCGCCTGATTCCCTACTCCGATGCACTGTGGCTGCTGGTCGCGCGCGACGTCGGCAAGCTGATGCGGCTGGAGCAGATGCGCCGCGACTTCGTCGCCAACGTCTCGCATGAACTGCGCACGCCGCTGACCGTGGTGCATGGCTATCTCGACATGCTCGATCCCGCCGACAGCGGGGAGTGGGAGCCGATCATCGGCGAGATGCGCCGGCAGTCGCAGCGCATGACCCAGCTGGTCGAGGACCTGCTCGCGCTGTCCCGGCTGGAGGCGCAGGACGCGCTCGTCGACGAGGACGTCGCGGTCGGGCCGATGCTGTCCACCCTGCGCCGGGAAGCCGAGGCGCTGAGCCAGGGTCGGCATGCGATCGTGGTCGAAGACCTGGCCGGCGTCGACCTGCTCGGCTCGGGCCGCGAGCTGCACAGCGCGTTCTCCAACCTCGTCGCCAACGCGGTGCGCTACACCCCCAGTGGCGGGCGCATCGCGATCCGCTTCGCGCCCGCCGAGGCCGGAGGCGTCGCGCTGACGGTCGAGGACAGCGGCTACGGCATCCCCGAATCACACCTCCCGCGGCTGACCGAACGCTTCTATCGCGTCTCCAGCAGCCGCACCCGCGAGACCGGCGGCACCGGCCTGGGCCTGGCCATCGTCAAGCACGTCCTGCAGTTGCACCAGGCCCGGCTGGACATCACCAGCGAGGTCGGCCGCGGCAGCACCTTCACCTGTCGCTTCGGCGCGGGCCGCGTCATTCCGCGCAGCAAGGATTCCCATGAGCACCCGCAAGACCCGCACGCCTCCCGCCAGCACGCCTGA